The following coding sequences lie in one Candidatus Methylomirabilota bacterium genomic window:
- a CDS encoding Na+/H+ antiporter subunit E, with amino-acid sequence MAMMLVFSVCFAFWLALSGSLAPLPLTLGVVSSAVVAWANRDLELVSRAVRVSPRLVTYVPWLLKEIAVANIQVARLVLDPRLPIDPVIVRFDTRLSTDLARTTFANSITLTPGTVTLDSEGSELVVHALTRGMADLAGGTMERRIAAVFGEAWP; translated from the coding sequence ATGGCGATGATGCTCGTGTTCTCGGTCTGTTTCGCGTTCTGGCTCGCGCTGTCGGGCTCCCTCGCGCCGCTGCCGCTCACGCTGGGCGTGGTCAGCTCGGCCGTCGTCGCCTGGGCGAATCGCGACCTCGAGCTGGTCAGCCGCGCCGTGCGGGTCTCGCCGCGCTTGGTCACGTACGTGCCGTGGCTGCTCAAGGAGATCGCGGTGGCCAACATCCAGGTCGCCCGCCTCGTCCTGGATCCCCGCCTGCCCATCGACCCGGTGATCGTTCGGTTCGACACGCGCTTGTCGACCGACCTGGCCCGTACGACGTTCGCCAACTCCATCACGCTGACGCCCGGCACCGTGACCCTCGACAGCGAAGGCTCGGAATTGGTGGTGCATGCGTTGACGCGGGGCATGGCCGATCTCGCCGGCGGGACGATGGAGCGCCGCATCGCCGCGGTGTTCGGCGAGGCGTGGCCGTGA
- a CDS encoding proton-conducting transporter membrane subunit, translating into MSQASALPGLALAPSALAVVLILLSRRRPVVRETWSILAAITQTVVLAAMIPSALGGTELVWSPIALAEGVPLVLRADPLGVFFGTLASALWVLTTVYSIGYTRALREHAQTRYFASFALSLFATIGVALAGNLVTFFGFFEILTVATYPLVIHKETPEAARAGRVYLAYTLTAGAALLGAVAGIQVLAGRTEFQAGGILGGLSVTPAALWGLLLLCVVGCGVKAALVPLHTWLPLAMIAPTPVSALLHAVAVVKAGVFGLARVTGFVFGPELLGEMGADHALAAVALATILLGSLAALRQDNLKRLLAFSTVSQLSYIVLGVTLGVPEAFAGGVLHIASHGLLKITLFFCAGALYVAAGAERVSELDGIGRRMPFTMAAFALAAFLLAGLPPGLAFASKWHLLAGAVGAHAWLAVATLSASTVLNIAYFAPIVIRAFRPGREGPIQEAPLPLLVPLLVTAAGGLLLGVDPDAGARLWSLAQAVAVSVGGVR; encoded by the coding sequence GTGAGCCAGGCCTCGGCGCTCCCCGGGCTGGCGCTGGCCCCGTCGGCGCTGGCCGTCGTCCTCATCCTCCTGTCGCGCCGCCGCCCGGTGGTGCGGGAAACCTGGAGCATTCTGGCCGCGATCACGCAGACGGTGGTCCTGGCGGCGATGATCCCCTCCGCGCTCGGCGGGACAGAGCTCGTCTGGTCTCCGATCGCCCTGGCCGAAGGGGTTCCGCTGGTCCTGCGCGCCGACCCGCTGGGCGTCTTCTTCGGGACGCTGGCCTCGGCCCTCTGGGTGCTCACCACGGTCTATTCGATCGGCTACACGCGCGCGCTCCGCGAGCACGCGCAGACCCGGTACTTCGCGTCGTTCGCCCTGAGCCTCTTCGCCACGATCGGTGTGGCGCTGGCCGGGAATCTCGTGACGTTCTTCGGCTTCTTCGAGATCCTCACCGTGGCGACCTACCCGCTCGTCATCCACAAAGAAACGCCCGAAGCGGCGCGGGCCGGCCGGGTCTATCTCGCCTACACGCTGACCGCCGGGGCCGCGCTCCTGGGCGCCGTGGCCGGGATCCAGGTGCTGGCGGGCCGGACCGAGTTCCAGGCCGGCGGTATCCTGGGCGGCCTGAGCGTCACCCCCGCGGCGCTCTGGGGTCTCCTCCTGCTCTGCGTCGTGGGGTGCGGCGTGAAGGCGGCCCTCGTGCCGCTCCACACGTGGTTGCCGCTGGCGATGATCGCGCCCACGCCGGTCAGTGCGCTGCTCCATGCCGTCGCGGTGGTCAAAGCCGGTGTCTTCGGCCTGGCCCGCGTCACCGGCTTCGTGTTCGGCCCGGAGCTGCTCGGTGAGATGGGCGCCGACCACGCGCTGGCCGCGGTGGCGCTGGCTACGATCCTGCTCGGCTCGCTGGCCGCGCTGAGACAGGACAACCTCAAGCGCCTGCTCGCCTTCTCGACCGTCAGCCAGCTGTCCTACATCGTCCTCGGCGTGACCCTGGGGGTGCCCGAGGCGTTCGCGGGCGGCGTGCTCCACATCGCGAGCCACGGCCTGCTCAAGATCACGCTGTTCTTCTGTGCGGGAGCGCTCTACGTGGCGGCGGGCGCGGAGCGGGTGAGCGAGCTGGATGGAATCGGCCGCCGCATGCCCTTCACGATGGCGGCCTTCGCGCTGGCCGCCTTCCTGCTGGCCGGCCTGCCGCCCGGCCTGGCCTTCGCGAGCAAGTGGCACCTGCTCGCCGGCGCCGTCGGGGCGCACGCCTGGCTCGCAGTGGCGACGCTCTCCGCGAGCACGGTGCTGAACATCGCGTACTTCGCGCCGATCGTGATCCGCGCCTTTCGACCGGGGCGCGAGGGGCCGATCCAGGAGGCTCCTCTGCCACTGCTGGTGCCGCTCCTGGTGACGGCGGCCGGGGGGCTGCTGCTAGGAGTCGACCCGGATGCCGGCGCGCGGCTCTGGTCGCTGGCCCAGGCGGTGGCCGTCAGCGTCGGGGGGGTGCGATGA
- a CDS encoding NAD(P)-dependent oxidoreductase — protein MFVRLAGRIVVVVGGGDLAVRTVEALLACEAEVRVISPRLSAGFSRFRGAPNLTLIKRGLQNGDLEDALLALAVDDDPSVNLHAARQGLEWNVLVSVADELALSDFVVPSFVHRGGLTLALHAGTPNTALARRISEDLERALSPEYGDFIAALDRARERLGREVADHELRRSLFERIVRSDLLAVIKRDGAAAADTHIAALLGGAGVATPGD, from the coding sequence ATGTTCGTGCGTCTGGCAGGGCGCATCGTCGTCGTCGTGGGCGGTGGCGATCTCGCCGTGCGGACGGTCGAGGCGTTGCTGGCCTGCGAAGCCGAGGTGCGCGTGATCAGTCCCCGGCTGTCGGCCGGCTTCTCACGGTTTCGAGGCGCGCCCAACCTCACCCTGATCAAGCGCGGGCTGCAGAACGGCGATCTGGAGGACGCGCTGCTGGCGTTGGCCGTGGACGACGACCCCTCGGTCAACCTGCACGCGGCCCGGCAGGGCCTGGAGTGGAACGTGCTGGTCAGCGTCGCCGACGAGCTGGCTCTCAGCGACTTCGTGGTTCCCTCGTTCGTGCACCGGGGCGGGCTCACCCTGGCCCTGCACGCCGGCACACCCAACACGGCGTTGGCCCGGCGCATCAGCGAGGATCTCGAACGAGCGCTGAGTCCTGAGTACGGCGACTTCATCGCCGCGCTGGACCGGGCGCGGGAGCGCCTGGGCCGGGAGGTCGCCGACCACGAGTTGCGGCGCTCTCTGTTCGAGCGGATCGTCCGTTCCGATTTGCTCGCCGTGATCAAGCGCGACGGTGCCGCCGCCGCCGACACCCACATCGCGGCCCTCCTCGGCGGCGCCGGGGTCGCCACGCCCGGCGACTGA
- a CDS encoding cation:proton antiporter subunit C, with product MNYPYWVALGLLMLGLYTMIAHRNLLKKAVGMTIFQTAIILFFLLLAVKREGSLPIVSPGPVDPAGFMNPLPHALMLTAIVVMVATSGVAMAILIRLYARYGSLEEDVIAGRVASDDAGPA from the coding sequence ATGAACTACCCCTACTGGGTGGCGCTCGGCCTGCTCATGCTCGGGCTGTACACGATGATCGCCCACCGGAACCTTCTCAAGAAGGCCGTGGGCATGACGATCTTCCAGACGGCGATCATCCTGTTCTTCCTCCTGCTGGCGGTCAAGCGCGAGGGCAGCCTGCCCATCGTCTCGCCGGGTCCCGTCGACCCGGCCGGGTTCATGAATCCGCTGCCGCACGCGCTCATGCTCACGGCGATCGTGGTCATGGTGGCCACCAGCGGCGTGGCTATGGCCATCCTGATCCGGCTGTACGCCCGGTACGGTTCCCTCGAGGAGGACGTCATCGCGGGGCGCGTCGCGAGCGACGATGCTGGCCCCGCCTGA
- a CDS encoding proton-conducting transporter membrane subunit — protein MRAQLPVLPVLLPLLGALLQPIVGLATRRASWPLAVLTAAVTAGAGIAGLLDVLARGPRRYWVGGWAPPWGIEIVLDPLSAFTVCVIAVVATLTLLAGGPSARATFGGEERTYYALALLLVTGLLGMVVSGDLFNIFVFLEVASISSYALVASGGGPALAAAFRYVVMGTVGASFYLLGVGCLYALTGTLNIADLIVRLPTATDSPLFTGGIAFMVVGLAIKMGLFPLHSWLPDAYTWAPAPVTAVMAPIATKAAAYVLARVLLYVLKPESLPVGATLAWAGAVAILAGGALAAREPDARRLLAYSSVSQMGYIALGFGLGVQQALAGAYLHILAHALMKAALFVALAAAVLDGRGPTLTALRLGQRMPVTGACAVIAALSMVGVPPVAGFFSKWYLLQGAVAAGQPVLAGAILTGSLLAAVYMYRLTEAVWFGPPRAAGGPPEAPTPLLVGLVALTVATVVVGLGNAELFMDVLEPAAAGAAR, from the coding sequence ATGCGGGCCCAGCTTCCTGTCCTGCCCGTGCTCCTGCCGCTCCTCGGCGCGCTGCTTCAGCCGATCGTGGGACTGGCGACCCGGCGAGCCTCGTGGCCTCTGGCCGTCCTGACGGCCGCCGTCACCGCCGGGGCCGGCATCGCCGGGCTCCTCGACGTGTTGGCCCGCGGGCCCCGCCGATACTGGGTGGGAGGCTGGGCGCCACCCTGGGGGATCGAGATCGTGCTGGATCCACTCAGCGCGTTCACCGTCTGCGTGATCGCCGTGGTGGCGACGCTGACCCTGCTGGCGGGAGGGCCATCGGCCCGGGCGACGTTCGGCGGCGAGGAGCGCACCTACTACGCGCTGGCCCTGCTGCTGGTGACCGGTCTCCTGGGGATGGTCGTCAGCGGCGATCTGTTCAACATCTTCGTGTTCCTGGAAGTCGCCTCGATCTCCAGCTATGCCCTGGTCGCCAGTGGCGGCGGCCCGGCGCTGGCCGCGGCGTTCCGCTACGTCGTGATGGGCACCGTGGGCGCCTCGTTCTATCTGCTGGGCGTGGGCTGCCTGTATGCGCTGACCGGCACTCTCAACATCGCCGACCTTATCGTTCGTCTCCCGACGGCCACGGACTCCCCCCTCTTCACCGGTGGCATCGCATTCATGGTGGTCGGGCTCGCCATCAAGATGGGCCTCTTTCCCCTCCACAGTTGGCTGCCCGACGCCTACACGTGGGCCCCGGCTCCGGTGACCGCCGTGATGGCTCCGATCGCGACGAAGGCCGCGGCCTACGTGCTGGCGCGCGTCCTCCTCTATGTCCTCAAGCCGGAGAGCCTCCCCGTGGGCGCGACCCTCGCGTGGGCCGGTGCGGTGGCCATCTTGGCCGGCGGCGCCCTGGCCGCCCGGGAGCCCGACGCCCGTCGGCTGCTCGCGTACTCCAGCGTCAGCCAGATGGGGTACATCGCCCTGGGCTTCGGCCTCGGCGTGCAGCAGGCGCTGGCCGGGGCGTATCTGCACATCCTGGCCCACGCCCTCATGAAGGCGGCACTCTTCGTCGCGCTCGCCGCGGCCGTCCTCGACGGGCGCGGGCCCACGCTGACCGCGTTGCGTCTCGGCCAGCGCATGCCGGTGACCGGCGCCTGCGCCGTGATCGCGGCGCTCTCGATGGTGGGCGTGCCCCCGGTGGCGGGGTTCTTCTCCAAGTGGTACCTGCTCCAGGGCGCGGTGGCGGCCGGCCAGCCGGTTCTGGCCGGGGCGATCCTGACCGGGAGCCTCCTGGCGGCGGTCTACATGTATCGGCTGACCGAGGCGGTGTGGTTCGGCCCGCCGCGAGCCGCGGGCGGGCCGCCGGAGGCGCCGACGCCCTTGCTCGTGGGGCTGGTGGCTCTGACCGTCGCGACCGTCGTCGTCGGGCTTGGCAACGCCGAGCTGTTCATGGACGTCCTCGAGCCGGCCGCTGCGGGGGCCGCCAGGTGA
- a CDS encoding monovalent cation/H+ antiporter complex subunit F — MTPPGLFLGMAVTLLVLVTAYLYRLAAGPTVFDRLLGLSGFGTKATLVFLLIGAVYERFEMFVDVGLAYALLMFIGSLAAAQYFEHGGPRR; from the coding sequence GTGACGCCCCCCGGGCTGTTCCTGGGGATGGCGGTCACGCTCCTGGTGCTGGTGACCGCTTATCTCTATCGCCTGGCCGCCGGGCCCACCGTGTTCGATCGTCTGCTCGGGCTGAGCGGGTTCGGCACCAAGGCCACCCTGGTCTTTCTGCTGATCGGGGCCGTGTACGAGCGCTTCGAGATGTTCGTCGATGTCGGCCTCGCCTATGCGCTGCTCATGTTCATCGGGTCGCTGGCCGCCGCGCAGTACTTCGAGCACGGAGGCCCTCGTCGGTGA
- a CDS encoding DUF4040 domain-containing protein yields MSELLVAVLLLLLVLLAVIAVRAADLLLAAIALGAYGFVLSLMWAAIGAVDVAFTEAVVGAGATTVLFLATLLRTSRRRSPAASPVRWLALAVALGTGGVLLGVTRGLPMWGDPASPPALHVSPRYLVRTLEETGTPNAVTSVLADYRGYDTLVETTVILTAGLGCWLLLSPGRK; encoded by the coding sequence ATGAGCGAGCTCCTCGTCGCCGTCTTGCTGCTCCTGCTGGTCCTCCTGGCCGTCATCGCCGTACGCGCCGCCGACCTGCTGCTGGCGGCCATCGCCCTGGGGGCGTACGGCTTCGTCCTGTCCCTCATGTGGGCGGCGATCGGTGCGGTCGACGTGGCCTTCACGGAGGCGGTGGTGGGCGCCGGCGCCACCACGGTTCTCTTCCTCGCGACCCTGCTGCGCACGTCCCGCCGGCGCTCGCCGGCGGCCAGCCCGGTGCGCTGGCTCGCGCTGGCCGTGGCGTTGGGCACCGGCGGGGTGCTCCTGGGCGTGACCCGAGGCCTGCCCATGTGGGGCGACCCAGCCTCGCCGCCCGCGCTCCACGTCTCGCCGCGGTACCTGGTCCGCACCCTGGAGGAGACGGGCACGCCGAACGCGGTCACGTCGGTGCTCGCCGACTATCGGGGCTACGACACGCTGGTCGAGACGACGGTGATCCTGACGGCGGGCCTCGGCTGCTGGCTGCTGCTCAGTCCAGGTCGAAAGTGA
- a CDS encoding MnhB domain-containing protein codes for MIERHASVVVQTFVRVLTPLAQLFALYVLTFGHYSPGGGFQAGVILGASYILLALALGRETLDRKVNEPLCVALGAAGVLLYVLTGVAGMLGGGNFLDYSLLPLPVTPVRARYFGILFIESGVTLGVAATLIILFCRLGERQTGP; via the coding sequence GTGATCGAGCGTCACGCCAGTGTGGTCGTGCAGACCTTCGTCCGGGTGTTGACGCCGCTCGCTCAGCTGTTTGCCCTCTACGTTCTCACCTTCGGTCATTACAGCCCCGGCGGAGGATTCCAGGCCGGCGTCATCCTGGGCGCGTCGTACATCCTCCTGGCGCTCGCCCTCGGACGCGAGACGCTTGACCGCAAAGTGAACGAGCCGCTGTGCGTCGCGCTGGGCGCCGCCGGCGTCCTGCTGTACGTCTTGACCGGCGTGGCGGGCATGCTCGGTGGCGGCAACTTCCTCGACTACTCTCTGCTCCCCCTGCCCGTCACGCCGGTCCGGGCCCGCTACTTCGGCATCCTGTTCATCGAGAGCGGGGTGACGCTCGGCGTGGCGGCCACGCTGATCATCCTCTTCTGCCGACTGGGCGAGCGGCAGACCGGCCCATGA
- a CDS encoding sodium:solute symporter, with protein MSPVAWVWTLVILYWIYCIYWGIQGARKSRTAGAYMVAGRALPMWIFILAATATSFSGWTFIGHPGLIWRDGLSYAFASFYVLTIPITGAFFAKRQWLLGKRYGFITPGDMYSYYYGSEFMRWLVVIVAFLYSSFYSAVQLIASGNLFHLVTGKQIPIVWGSVLLASIVVFYVAAGGIRSIAWVDALQCILLISGIITLGAFVLHSTGGWSVLAPKISALDPKYLEIPGGPGATAGSPGMIQFTSGKTIWTGAMILTYMFSLMGIQSSPAFTMWAFSNKNPRPFPWQQAIASTFFVGFALFFFTAIQGMGGRVVAEEVSKALGVVVSDRNLVPALMEHYLPGFFLAFVTIGALAAMQSTAAPYIGTGSTILARDVYFRYIRPTAGHGEQIWMARVFAVVIASVAMIISIYSAAALVMLGGLATAFGTLMYVALLGVVYGWPIRGVGAVAGLLIGILVVIITDINISPWAQTFGYLWTIHSAGWGLGVGLIVALVLSKIFTDSPEIRERQREIRTWLNDIDRASESQKAWRKAMWVIVPVWYLFAIGPFAVWGNTAFSFLGFPPLWAWQIVWWLLGVIMMWGLCFKAGLSFLGEAQIQRAERDVKLVVHEVAPALAGGSDAEPAGKESRA; from the coding sequence ATGAGTCCAGTCGCATGGGTGTGGACCCTCGTCATCCTGTACTGGATCTACTGCATTTACTGGGGGATCCAGGGCGCCCGCAAGTCGAGAACGGCGGGCGCCTATATGGTTGCGGGGCGGGCCCTGCCGATGTGGATCTTCATCCTGGCTGCGACCGCCACGTCCTTCTCGGGATGGACCTTCATCGGACACCCCGGCCTGATCTGGCGTGACGGGCTCTCCTACGCCTTCGCCTCCTTCTACGTCCTGACCATCCCGATCACCGGGGCCTTCTTCGCCAAGCGGCAGTGGCTCCTGGGTAAGCGCTACGGCTTCATCACGCCGGGCGACATGTACTCCTACTACTACGGCTCGGAGTTCATGCGCTGGCTGGTGGTCATCGTGGCCTTCCTGTACTCCTCGTTCTACTCGGCCGTCCAGCTCATCGCCTCTGGCAATCTCTTTCACCTGGTGACCGGTAAGCAGATCCCCATCGTGTGGGGCTCGGTCCTGCTGGCGTCCATCGTGGTGTTCTACGTGGCGGCGGGCGGCATCCGGTCGATCGCGTGGGTGGACGCGCTGCAGTGCATCCTCCTGATCAGCGGCATCATCACACTGGGCGCATTCGTGCTGCATTCCACCGGCGGCTGGTCGGTCCTGGCCCCGAAGATCAGCGCCCTCGACCCGAAATACCTCGAGATCCCGGGAGGCCCCGGAGCCACGGCCGGATCACCCGGGATGATCCAGTTCACCTCGGGCAAGACGATCTGGACCGGGGCGATGATCCTCACCTACATGTTCTCGCTCATGGGGATCCAGTCCTCGCCGGCCTTCACCATGTGGGCCTTCTCCAACAAGAACCCGCGCCCCTTCCCCTGGCAGCAGGCCATCGCCTCGACCTTCTTCGTGGGCTTCGCCCTCTTCTTCTTCACGGCCATCCAGGGTATGGGCGGCCGCGTGGTCGCCGAAGAGGTGTCCAAGGCCCTCGGGGTGGTCGTCTCGGATCGCAACCTGGTGCCGGCGCTGATGGAGCACTACCTGCCCGGCTTCTTCCTGGCGTTCGTGACCATCGGCGCCCTGGCCGCCATGCAGTCGACCGCGGCGCCCTACATCGGCACCGGCTCGACCATCCTGGCTCGCGACGTGTACTTCCGCTACATCCGGCCCACCGCCGGCCACGGCGAGCAGATCTGGATGGCCCGGGTCTTCGCCGTCGTCATCGCCTCGGTGGCCATGATCATCTCGATCTATTCGGCGGCCGCCCTCGTCATGCTCGGCGGGCTAGCCACCGCCTTCGGCACGCTCATGTACGTGGCGCTACTGGGAGTCGTCTATGGCTGGCCCATTCGCGGCGTGGGCGCCGTCGCCGGCCTCCTCATCGGCATCTTGGTGGTCATCATCACCGACATCAACATCAGCCCCTGGGCCCAGACCTTCGGGTACCTCTGGACGATCCACTCGGCGGGCTGGGGCCTCGGGGTCGGCCTGATCGTGGCGCTCGTCCTCAGCAAGATCTTCACGGACTCCCCCGAGATCCGCGAGCGGCAGCGCGAGATCCGGACCTGGCTGAACGACATCGACCGGGCCTCGGAGTCGCAGAAGGCGTGGCGGAAGGCGATGTGGGTGATCGTCCCTGTCTGGTACCTCTTCGCCATCGGGCCGTTCGCGGTGTGGGGGAACACGGCGTTCTCGTTCCTCGGCTTCCCGCCGCTGTGGGCCTGGCAGATCGTCTGGTGGCTGCTGGGCGTCATCATGATGTGGGGCCTCTGCTTCAAGGCCGGGCTCTCGTTCTTGGGTGAGGCCCAGATCCAGCGTGCCGAACGCGACGTCAAGCTCGTGGTGCACGAGGTAGCTCCGGCCCTGGCCGGCGGCAGCGACGCCGAGCCGGCCGGCAAGGAGAGCAGGGCATGA
- a CDS encoding Na(+)/H(+) antiporter subunit D translates to MTEWMHPAWPFLIGAVLAGLAPGAARRIVVLVAPAVGVTLAWLLPQGAQLQATVMGHDLLWLRADALARPFTIIFALLGGLGLLYGWSGSRRLHTAGLTATGAALGIALAGDWVTFYLAWETLAVASFVLIKDGASPRASAAAYRYLLMHILGGACLLAGVSVHLGGGGGGLVAGPVAGSAWALILVAFAINAATPPLHAWLTDAYPESSPAGAVLLSAFATKAAVYALARVFPGVEALVWVGAMMTLYGVVFAVLENDIRRLLGYHIVSQVGYMVTGVGLGTSLAISGTVAHAFSHILYKGLLFMATGAVVQATGRRRLTDLGGLAAAMPATLALYMIGALSISGAPLLNGFISKSLVVAAAEASHRDVVAALLTLASVGTFLSVGLKLPFFTFGGASSGATPSPVPKAALLAMGLTAALCFLSGVAPQMLYRLLPFAVAYRPYTTDHVLGAVQLLVGTALGFTLLLRLLKGKPTVTLDADRAYRALGRLVAGLGQRVARAADALEEWAIAGVTRPLHLPRVRALASMSYDALLAVLLLGAGIVVLGLFR, encoded by the coding sequence ATGACTGAGTGGATGCACCCCGCCTGGCCGTTCCTGATCGGCGCGGTGCTGGCCGGGCTGGCGCCGGGCGCCGCCCGGCGCATCGTCGTGCTCGTCGCCCCGGCGGTCGGCGTAACCCTGGCCTGGCTGCTACCCCAGGGGGCACAGCTGCAGGCGACGGTGATGGGGCACGATCTCCTCTGGCTGCGCGCGGACGCGCTGGCCCGGCCGTTCACGATCATCTTCGCCCTCTTGGGGGGGCTCGGCCTGCTCTACGGCTGGTCGGGGTCGCGGCGGCTGCACACGGCAGGATTGACCGCGACCGGCGCGGCGCTCGGCATCGCCCTGGCGGGCGACTGGGTGACGTTCTACCTGGCCTGGGAGACGCTCGCCGTGGCGTCGTTCGTGTTGATCAAGGACGGGGCGTCACCCCGAGCGTCGGCAGCCGCGTACCGCTACCTGCTGATGCACATCCTCGGGGGCGCCTGTCTGCTCGCGGGCGTCAGCGTGCACCTGGGCGGGGGCGGTGGCGGGCTGGTGGCCGGGCCGGTGGCCGGGAGCGCCTGGGCTCTGATTCTCGTGGCGTTCGCGATCAATGCGGCAACACCGCCCCTGCATGCCTGGCTGACCGACGCTTACCCGGAGAGCTCGCCCGCCGGCGCGGTTCTGCTCTCGGCCTTTGCCACCAAGGCCGCGGTCTATGCGCTGGCGCGGGTGTTCCCCGGCGTCGAGGCCCTGGTGTGGGTCGGCGCGATGATGACGCTCTACGGCGTGGTCTTCGCCGTGCTCGAGAACGACATTCGACGGCTCCTCGGCTACCACATCGTCAGCCAGGTCGGCTACATGGTCACCGGGGTCGGTCTGGGCACGTCGCTGGCAATCAGCGGGACCGTGGCGCACGCCTTCTCGCACATCCTGTACAAGGGACTGCTCTTCATGGCCACGGGGGCCGTGGTCCAGGCGACGGGGCGTCGCCGCCTGACCGATCTGGGCGGGCTCGCCGCAGCGATGCCCGCGACGCTGGCCCTGTACATGATCGGCGCGCTGTCGATTTCCGGCGCGCCGCTGCTCAACGGGTTCATCAGCAAGTCGCTGGTCGTGGCGGCGGCCGAGGCAAGTCACCGCGACGTGGTCGCGGCGCTCCTGACGCTGGCCTCGGTGGGGACGTTCCTCAGCGTCGGCCTCAAGCTGCCATTCTTCACCTTCGGTGGGGCGTCGTCCGGCGCGACGCCGAGCCCCGTGCCGAAGGCGGCATTGCTGGCGATGGGGCTGACCGCGGCGCTGTGTTTCCTGAGTGGCGTCGCTCCCCAGATGCTGTACCGCCTGTTGCCGTTTGCCGTCGCGTACAGGCCTTACACCACGGATCACGTCCTCGGAGCCGTTCAGCTTCTCGTGGGAACGGCACTCGGCTTCACGCTCCTGCTGCGTCTGCTGAAGGGCAAGCCAACCGTCACCCTGGATGCCGACCGCGCCTACCGGGCGCTCGGGCGGCTGGTCGCCGGCCTCGGGCAACGCGTAGCCCGGGCGGCTGATGCGCTGGAAGAGTGGGCAATCGCGGGGGTTACACGGCCGTTACACCTGCCGCGTGTTCGAGCGCTGGCGTCGATGAGCTACGATGCCCTGCTCGCCGTGCTGCTTCTCGGCGCCGGCATCGTGGTGCTGGGCCTGTTTCGCTGA
- a CDS encoding MaoC family dehydratase → MNKTFAALTVGRKVAVRKTISESDVYLFAGITGDFSPNHVDEEFMRNTRYGRRIAHGALLVGYMSRASTAICEGLPGTIVSYGFEKIRFPAAALIGDTITVTYEIVERDEPAMKAFARVTCTNQRDEVVAAAIHILKVVE, encoded by the coding sequence ATGAACAAGACGTTCGCGGCGCTCACCGTGGGCCGGAAGGTCGCGGTGCGCAAGACGATCAGCGAGTCGGACGTGTACCTCTTCGCCGGGATCACCGGCGACTTCTCGCCGAACCACGTCGACGAGGAGTTCATGCGCAACACCCGATACGGCCGCCGCATCGCTCACGGGGCGCTGTTGGTCGGCTATATGTCCCGAGCGTCGACTGCGATCTGCGAGGGACTGCCCGGCACGATCGTTTCCTATGGGTTCGAGAAGATCCGCTTTCCTGCTGCGGCTCTCATCGGCGACACGATCACCGTCACCTACGAGATCGTCGAGCGAGACGAGCCGGCGATGAAGGCCTTTGCTCGCGTCACCTGCACGAACCAGCGCGACGAGGTTGTCGCAGCGGCGATTCACATCCTCAAGGTCGTCGAGTAG
- the mnhG gene encoding monovalent cation/H(+) antiporter subunit G encodes MIVLLVLVLGAALFFHAVAAVGVLRMPDFYTRLHAVSKAETLGVVFTATALVLWVGPSLLALKIVFVAVFLFLANPTSTHAIGRAALRTGVRPWERAPAPGPPDE; translated from the coding sequence GTGATCGTCCTCCTCGTCCTCGTCCTGGGCGCGGCCCTCTTCTTTCACGCCGTGGCGGCCGTCGGCGTGCTCCGGATGCCGGATTTCTACACGCGCCTGCACGCGGTCTCCAAGGCCGAGACGCTGGGAGTCGTGTTCACCGCCACCGCGCTCGTCCTCTGGGTCGGCCCGAGCCTGCTGGCGCTGAAGATCGTGTTCGTCGCGGTGTTCCTGTTCCTGGCCAACCCGACGTCGACCCACGCCATCGGTCGCGCCGCGCTGCGGACCGGCGTGCGGCCGTGGGAACGGGCGCCGGCCCCGGGACCTCCAGACGAATGA